The following proteins are encoded in a genomic region of Desulfomicrobium escambiense DSM 10707:
- a CDS encoding sulfite exporter TauE/SafE family protein: MGFFKDWGSFMVEGSRSFARWEVENARIILGDKKRIWLLALLLIPCILGGWAFADEIGQALPSAIGGKEAYSPSYYSLFIFCVSIFVGVGAGLISGCIGAGGGFIIAPALMSAGVKGILAVGTDLFHIFAKAIMGSVLHRKMGNVSVPLAFVFLIGAIVGTTVGAGINRALYNINPVLSDAFITVVYTVMLGFLGFYGMYDYWSAKKAGHAGGAHDTKEGAGMTGIAQKLQAVNLPPMVSFDQGLIPGGRKISWLFLVLSGVLVGMAAGIMGVGGGFLTFPIFVYILGVSSLTTVGTDIFQIVFTAGYGAITQYAIYGFIFYTLAMGMLLGSLAGIQVGALVTKVVPGITIRGFFALSVMAGFVNRFFALPKKLVSMEVLPASMSGAAKVMDTVGMYLFFIVIALFGIWVFGAFFKNIKTLKYKD, encoded by the coding sequence ATGGGATTCTTTAAAGATTGGGGATCATTCATGGTGGAGGGCTCACGGTCCTTTGCCCGGTGGGAAGTGGAAAACGCCCGAATTATCCTGGGTGACAAGAAACGGATCTGGCTGCTGGCGCTGCTGCTCATTCCCTGCATTCTGGGCGGGTGGGCTTTCGCCGATGAGATCGGGCAGGCCCTGCCGAGCGCCATCGGCGGCAAGGAGGCCTACAGCCCGTCTTACTACAGCCTGTTCATCTTTTGCGTGTCGATCTTCGTCGGCGTGGGCGCTGGCCTGATCTCCGGCTGCATCGGCGCGGGCGGCGGCTTCATCATCGCCCCGGCCCTCATGAGCGCGGGCGTCAAAGGCATTCTGGCCGTCGGCACCGACCTCTTTCACATCTTCGCCAAGGCCATCATGGGCTCCGTCCTGCACCGCAAGATGGGCAACGTGTCCGTTCCCCTGGCCTTCGTGTTCCTGATCGGCGCCATCGTCGGCACGACCGTGGGCGCGGGCATCAACCGCGCGCTCTACAACATCAACCCGGTACTGAGCGACGCCTTCATCACCGTGGTCTACACGGTCATGCTCGGTTTCCTGGGCTTCTACGGCATGTACGACTACTGGAGCGCCAAGAAGGCCGGTCATGCCGGCGGCGCCCATGACACCAAGGAAGGCGCGGGTATGACCGGTATCGCACAGAAGCTGCAGGCCGTGAACCTGCCGCCCATGGTCTCCTTCGACCAGGGCCTCATTCCTGGCGGCCGCAAGATCTCCTGGCTCTTCCTGGTCCTGTCCGGCGTGCTGGTCGGCATGGCCGCGGGCATCATGGGTGTCGGAGGCGGCTTCCTGACCTTCCCCATCTTCGTCTACATCCTGGGCGTTTCGTCGCTGACCACCGTCGGCACGGACATCTTCCAGATCGTCTTCACCGCCGGCTACGGCGCCATCACCCAGTACGCCATCTACGGCTTCATCTTCTACACCCTGGCCATGGGCATGCTGCTCGGTTCACTGGCCGGCATCCAGGTCGGCGCGCTGGTCACCAAGGTCGTGCCCGGAATCACCATCCGCGGCTTCTTCGCCCTTTCGGTCATGGCCGGTTTCGTGAACCGGTTTTTCGCCCTGCCCAAGAAACTGGTCAGCATGGAAGTCCTGCCCGCGTCCATGAGTGGCGCGGCCAAGGTCATGGACACGGTGGGCATGTACTTGTTCTTCATCGTCATCGCCTTGTTCGGCATCTGGGTATTCGGGGCGTTCTTCAAGAATATCAAGACTCTGAAGTATAAGGATTGA
- a CDS encoding response regulator, which yields MAEDRILLIDDEAHFVAATAKRLRRRGFSVLEATSGPEGLRLLDQEPVDAVVLDVGMPDMDGIQVLRELKMRFPQVQVLMLTGHGNMEVAISGMAMGAFDYLMKPVELEVLVGKIREACARRKKAGEGNGMV from the coding sequence ATGGCCGAGGACAGAATCCTGCTTATAGACGACGAAGCGCACTTCGTGGCCGCCACGGCCAAGCGGCTTCGCCGGCGGGGGTTCTCGGTCCTGGAGGCGACCAGTGGCCCCGAGGGGCTGAGGCTCCTCGATCAGGAGCCCGTCGACGCGGTGGTTCTCGATGTCGGCATGCCGGACATGGACGGCATCCAGGTCCTGCGGGAGCTCAAGATGCGTTTTCCCCAGGTGCAGGTGCTCATGCTGACCGGGCACGGCAACATGGAGGTCGCCATTTCGGGCATGGCCATGGGAGCGTTCGACTATCTGATGAAGCCGGTGGAACTCGAAGTGCTCGTCGGCAAGATCCGGGAGGCCTGCGCCCGGAGGAAGAAAGCGGGAGAGGGGAACGGGATGGTGTGA
- a CDS encoding response regulator, producing MTDANILLVDDDAQFVDIMRKRLTMRSMEVFHAGSGEEAMQKLASHGEIEVVILDVKLPGCSGIEVLRLIKQQYPLVEVIMLTGNATVESAIDGLRLGAWDYLMKPCGIDVLVEKVKEAVEKKRRHEEKIVDARVREIASRRG from the coding sequence GTGACGGACGCCAATATTTTGCTGGTTGATGACGACGCGCAGTTCGTCGACATCATGAGGAAGCGCCTGACCATGCGCAGCATGGAGGTGTTTCACGCAGGCAGCGGCGAGGAAGCCATGCAGAAGCTTGCGTCACACGGCGAAATAGAGGTCGTCATCCTTGACGTGAAGCTGCCCGGGTGCAGCGGGATCGAGGTGCTGCGGCTCATCAAGCAGCAGTACCCGCTGGTCGAGGTCATCATGCTGACCGGGAACGCCACCGTGGAATCGGCCATCGACGGCCTCCGTCTCGGGGCCTGGGACTACCTCATGAAGCCTTGCGGCATCGATGTGCTGGTCGAAAAGGTCAAGGAAGCGGTGGAGAAGAAGCGGCGGCACGAAGAGAAGATCGTCGACGCGCGGGTCCGGGAGATCGCCAGCCGCAGAGGCTGA
- a CDS encoding tetratricopeptide repeat protein, whose amino-acid sequence MISRRDLLFGMVRRLREADGDKPVSGIGADIGEADAAYVRKDYAAARDLYKEVLKANRAHKEARIRQGLCHYHLGEYMQAKDTLLMVHKQQPNEYLACLYLGLAYARRDQLDKCMEVWKKFVDRDHIGVMREINVHRALFETGEPLTGAEVAEAVEKALAQA is encoded by the coding sequence ATGATTTCCAGACGCGATCTTCTCTTCGGCATGGTCCGCCGCCTGCGCGAGGCCGACGGCGACAAGCCCGTGTCCGGCATCGGCGCGGACATCGGGGAGGCCGATGCGGCCTACGTGCGCAAGGACTATGCCGCTGCCCGCGACCTGTACAAGGAGGTGCTCAAGGCCAACCGGGCGCACAAGGAGGCCCGGATCCGGCAGGGGCTGTGCCACTATCATCTCGGCGAATACATGCAGGCCAAGGACACCCTGCTCATGGTCCACAAGCAGCAACCGAACGAGTACCTGGCCTGCCTCTATCTCGGGCTGGCCTATGCCCGCCGTGACCAGCTCGACAAGTGCATGGAGGTCTGGAAGAAGTTCGTGGACCGCGACCATATCGGCGTCATGCGCGAAATCAATGTCCACCGCGCCCTGTTCGAGACCGGCGAGCCCCTGACCGGGGCGGAGGTGGCCGAAGCCGTCGAGAAGGCCCTGGCCCAGGCTTAG
- a CDS encoding FG-GAP-like repeat-containing protein, translating to MFKRLLACLAVLLLCAAPALAQQAKTFAVLPFGVHGPQEYQYLSQGIQSMLTTRLTWPDNFTPLDAGAVKKSVATPPADATAAEKIRQTLGVDYLVWGSLTIMGQECSLDVNTLDPAGANQPRPVQTQLNQVIPTLETVAADINAQVFKRPETATAAAQPVAKPMNQALIVNETQSGTAYANPSLKYEDADTSMGRWRSQTLSFASRGMVVCDGDGDGKNEVFLMTDSSLFAYRVTNGEMRQVAELELPKNRNYVRLNSIDLNRDGRHELVVSSAIDQKPSSLIAEFNGNLSITEDNIPYFLGVLNMPPAFTPTLVGQGVGKTKYMQSSIHQMVKTGGKFELGPAISLPMGGNVFNVTFLPFEDSHQILMIDDYDRMRVFSATGSLLTVTEETYAGSNLGVEYHPAALGLKAPDAKHSPQYTVYIPLRAIPCNLDKDNRFELIISRNISVSAQMFSNYRDYPQGEMHSLYWDGVGMSLQWKTSRIKGTIADYALADLDNDGVLDLVVSVNSHTGMTGTARKKTTVVAYPLDLSQSGGEIQKTEQ from the coding sequence ATGTTCAAGAGACTTCTCGCCTGCCTCGCCGTCCTGCTTCTGTGCGCCGCCCCGGCCCTGGCCCAGCAGGCCAAGACCTTCGCGGTTCTCCCCTTCGGGGTGCATGGGCCGCAGGAGTACCAATACCTGAGCCAGGGCATCCAGAGCATGCTGACCACCCGCCTGACCTGGCCCGACAACTTCACGCCGCTCGACGCGGGCGCCGTCAAAAAGAGCGTGGCCACTCCACCCGCCGACGCCACCGCGGCGGAGAAGATCCGCCAGACCCTGGGCGTGGACTATCTCGTGTGGGGCTCCCTGACGATCATGGGTCAGGAATGCAGCCTGGACGTCAACACCCTCGACCCGGCCGGCGCCAACCAGCCCCGCCCGGTGCAGACGCAGCTGAACCAGGTCATCCCGACCCTGGAGACCGTGGCCGCGGACATCAACGCCCAGGTCTTCAAGCGCCCCGAGACGGCAACGGCCGCGGCCCAGCCCGTGGCCAAGCCCATGAACCAGGCCCTCATCGTCAACGAAACCCAGTCCGGCACGGCCTACGCCAACCCGTCCCTCAAATACGAAGACGCAGACACCTCCATGGGCCGCTGGCGCAGCCAGACCCTGTCCTTCGCCTCGCGCGGCATGGTCGTTTGCGACGGCGACGGGGACGGGAAGAATGAAGTGTTCCTCATGACGGACAGCTCGCTTTTCGCCTACCGCGTGACCAACGGCGAGATGCGGCAGGTGGCCGAGCTGGAATTGCCCAAAAACCGAAACTACGTGCGCCTGAACAGCATCGACCTCAACCGTGACGGACGGCACGAACTGGTCGTGTCCAGCGCAATCGATCAGAAACCTTCGTCCTTGATTGCGGAATTCAACGGCAATTTATCCATCACCGAGGACAATATCCCCTACTTTCTGGGAGTGCTAAACATGCCCCCGGCCTTCACACCGACACTTGTCGGTCAGGGCGTGGGTAAAACCAAGTACATGCAGAGCAGCATCCACCAGATGGTCAAAACGGGCGGAAAATTCGAACTGGGCCCCGCCATCAGCCTGCCCATGGGCGGCAACGTTTTCAACGTGACGTTCCTGCCCTTCGAGGACAGTCACCAGATTCTCATGATCGACGATTATGACCGCATGCGCGTGTTCAGCGCAACCGGCTCGCTGCTAACGGTGACCGAGGAGACCTATGCCGGCTCGAACCTCGGCGTTGAATACCACCCGGCAGCGCTGGGCCTGAAAGCGCCGGACGCCAAGCATTCGCCGCAATACACCGTCTACATCCCCCTGCGCGCCATCCCGTGCAACCTGGACAAGGACAACCGTTTCGAGTTGATCATCAGCCGCAACATCTCCGTCTCGGCCCAGATGTTTTCCAACTACCGCGACTATCCGCAAGGCGAAATGCACAGCCTCTACTGGGACGGTGTGGGCATGAGTCTGCAATGGAAGACCTCACGCATCAAGGGAACCATTGCGGATTACGCCCTGGCCGACCTGGACAACGACGGGGTCCTGGATCTGGTTGTCAGCGTCAACTCCCACACGGGCATGACCGGCACGGCGCGAAAGAAGACCACCGTCGTGGCCTATCCGCTGGATCTGTCCCAGTCCGGCGGCGAAATTCAAAAAACTGAACAGTAA
- a CDS encoding outer membrane homotrimeric porin, which produces MKRFALVALVAALLFSVVSSASATELKVRGNIDMYGMWSANLVDHDSDVKDGDNYFTNQRMRTYFDYVANENLKAVLGLEIDNNWGQGTSADWGTDGKGNIEVKHAYLDFTIPDTTVNVKGGLQYVALPSVFGNPVFEDDAAAITVGAQINDMFGMTVGYSRGADKTTNVDNKLLGDGADNDNIDMAFIAAPVTLDGFSIAPYFAYAWVGDNAYTTDQQQASSYAAGDLLTNADGDATIWVAGANAELTMFDPLTFAADLIYGAGNADDYDTKGWYAALAASYKMDFMTATLFTTYATGADEEADQDDYLPTLAEGWGLTPYVGGVRAFSTSYDSFGTDALGVGSDGTGLWTVGVVLDKISFVEKLSHKLVIAYAKGTADEDAAFATLNADGSVKDRLAFTEEDSLWEVYVVNKYMIYENLAAINELSYFKASSELYEDATGDDLDASYFATIGFQYKF; this is translated from the coding sequence ATGAAACGTTTTGCTCTCGTAGCCCTGGTAGCCGCCCTGCTGTTCAGCGTGGTCTCCAGCGCCTCCGCCACCGAACTGAAAGTTCGCGGCAACATTGACATGTACGGCATGTGGTCCGCCAACCTGGTCGACCACGATTCCGACGTCAAAGACGGTGACAACTATTTCACCAACCAGCGCATGCGCACCTACTTTGACTACGTTGCCAACGAGAACCTGAAGGCCGTCCTGGGCCTGGAAATCGATAACAACTGGGGCCAGGGCACTAGCGCTGATTGGGGCACCGACGGCAAGGGCAACATCGAAGTCAAGCACGCCTACTTGGACTTCACCATCCCGGACACCACCGTCAACGTCAAAGGCGGTCTGCAGTACGTGGCTCTGCCCAGCGTGTTCGGCAACCCCGTTTTTGAAGACGACGCAGCTGCGATCACTGTCGGTGCCCAGATCAACGACATGTTCGGCATGACTGTTGGCTACTCCCGCGGTGCGGACAAGACCACGAACGTCGATAACAAACTTCTCGGCGACGGCGCTGATAACGACAACATTGACATGGCTTTCATCGCGGCTCCTGTGACCCTCGATGGATTCAGCATCGCCCCCTACTTTGCCTACGCCTGGGTTGGCGACAACGCATACACTACCGACCAGCAGCAGGCTTCTTCCTACGCTGCCGGCGACCTCCTCACCAATGCCGACGGCGATGCCACCATTTGGGTCGCCGGCGCAAACGCCGAACTGACCATGTTCGATCCGCTGACCTTCGCCGCCGACCTGATCTACGGCGCTGGCAATGCCGACGACTATGACACCAAGGGCTGGTACGCCGCCCTGGCCGCCTCCTACAAGATGGACTTCATGACCGCCACCCTGTTCACTACCTACGCAACCGGTGCCGACGAAGAAGCTGACCAAGACGACTACCTGCCGACCCTGGCCGAAGGCTGGGGCCTGACTCCCTATGTCGGCGGCGTGCGCGCTTTCAGCACCTCTTATGACTCCTTCGGTACCGACGCCTTGGGCGTTGGCTCCGACGGTACTGGCCTGTGGACCGTCGGCGTTGTGTTGGACAAGATCTCCTTTGTTGAGAAACTGTCCCACAAGCTGGTAATCGCCTACGCTAAGGGTACGGCTGATGAAGACGCCGCCTTTGCTACCCTTAATGCTGATGGCAGCGTAAAGGACCGTCTGGCCTTCACTGAAGAAGACAGCCTGTGGGAAGTGTACGTGGTCAACAAATACATGATCTACGAGAACCTTGCCGCCATCAACGAACTGAGCTACTTCAAGGCTTCTAGCGAACTGTATGAAGACGCCACCGGTGACGACCTGGATGCTTCTTACTTCGCCACCATCGGATTCCAGTACAAGTTCTAA
- the hisD gene encoding histidinol dehydrogenase, which yields MPLKSISYSIPADWPDISSWLSRRDAAEDNVEPLVRDILAKVRKTGDDAVAEYTRRFDCPTMSADDLRVPHSDITAALGQIPASDADIIREAAANIRDFHQRQKQNSWITTPAPGTTLGQLVLPVDRAGLYVPGGQGGETPLISSLLMNAIPAQVAGVRTVCAVSPPRKDGSLNPYILATAAILGIENVFACGSAWAIAALAYGTRSIPRVDVIAGPGNIFVTTAKRLLVGHVGIDMIAGPSEIAILADSSADPAWLAADMLSQAEHDPLASSLLVSPDAELLAAVRKELEIQLPALPRNTIAAKSLSEWSALIHVPDLQTGLDFINRLAPEHFELSVADPWAWVGSVRNAGAVFMGHSTPEPVGDYFAGPNHVLPTLSTARFSSALSVETFCKKTSLISTDQAYIGANGAKVARLARLEGLEAHARSVEQRLEKP from the coding sequence ATGCCTCTGAAATCCATATCCTACTCCATCCCTGCCGACTGGCCGGACATCTCCTCCTGGCTGTCTCGGCGCGATGCGGCCGAGGACAATGTCGAGCCGCTGGTGCGCGATATCCTGGCTAAGGTCCGGAAAACCGGCGACGACGCCGTAGCCGAATACACCCGGCGCTTCGACTGCCCAACCATGTCTGCGGACGACCTGCGTGTCCCCCATTCCGACATTACCGCAGCTCTAGGGCAAATTCCCGCCTCCGACGCGGACATCATCCGCGAGGCTGCGGCCAACATCCGCGACTTTCACCAGCGCCAGAAGCAGAACTCCTGGATCACCACGCCGGCCCCCGGCACCACCCTGGGCCAACTCGTCCTGCCAGTGGACCGGGCCGGGCTGTACGTGCCCGGTGGCCAGGGCGGCGAGACGCCCCTCATTTCAAGCCTGCTCATGAACGCCATCCCGGCCCAGGTCGCGGGCGTACGGACGGTCTGCGCGGTCAGCCCGCCGCGCAAGGACGGAAGCCTCAACCCCTACATCCTGGCCACGGCGGCCATTCTCGGCATCGAAAATGTCTTCGCCTGCGGATCGGCCTGGGCCATCGCCGCCCTGGCCTACGGGACCCGGAGCATCCCACGCGTGGACGTCATCGCGGGGCCTGGCAACATCTTCGTGACCACGGCCAAGCGCCTGCTGGTGGGCCATGTCGGCATCGACATGATCGCTGGTCCCAGCGAAATCGCCATCCTGGCCGATTCCTCGGCCGACCCCGCATGGCTGGCCGCCGACATGCTCTCCCAGGCCGAACACGACCCTCTGGCATCGAGCCTCCTGGTCTCGCCCGACGCCGAACTGCTTGCCGCGGTGCGCAAGGAGCTCGAAATCCAGCTTCCGGCCCTGCCGAGGAACACCATCGCCGCCAAGTCCCTGTCCGAGTGGAGCGCCCTCATCCATGTCCCGGACCTGCAGACCGGCCTGGATTTCATCAACCGCCTGGCGCCCGAGCATTTCGAACTGAGCGTGGCCGACCCGTGGGCCTGGGTCGGTAGCGTGCGCAACGCCGGGGCCGTGTTCATGGGCCACAGCACGCCCGAACCCGTGGGCGACTATTTCGCCGGGCCCAACCACGTGCTGCCGACCCTGTCCACGGCGCGCTTCTCATCGGCCCTTTCGGTGGAAACGTTCTGCAAGAAGACGAGCCTCATCAGCACTGACCAGGCCTACATCGGCGCCAACGGCGCCAAGGTGGCCCGCCTGGCCCGCCTCGAAGGCCTCGAAGCCCACGCCCGCAGCGTGGAACAACGACTGGAGAAACCATGA
- a CDS encoding phosphoribosylaminoimidazolesuccinocarboxamide synthase, with product MNIITKTSIREYPLLSRGKVRDIYEIDPQTLLIVTTDRMSAFDVIMNEPIPYKGVVLNQITLYWMAACKDLVRNHLLATDVRDFPAALAPHAGDLEGRAVIVRKAKPLPIECIVRGYLTGSGFKDYKATGTVCGYKIPAGLVDSDKLETPLFTPSTKADLGAHDENITLADAKSRIGEGLLKKIQELSLAIYSRGRDLAAERGIIIADTKFEFGLDGKDILLIDEVMTPDSSRFWPADKYVPGQSQPSFDKQYLRDWLSGTGWDKTPPPPTLPAEVIAETQKKYLEAYELLTGTPLQLP from the coding sequence ATGAACATCATCACCAAGACCAGCATCCGCGAGTACCCGCTTCTTTCGCGCGGCAAAGTCCGCGACATATACGAGATCGACCCGCAGACGCTTTTGATCGTCACCACGGACCGCATGTCGGCCTTCGACGTGATCATGAACGAGCCCATCCCCTACAAGGGCGTGGTCCTCAACCAGATCACCCTGTACTGGATGGCTGCCTGCAAGGATCTGGTCCGCAACCACCTTCTGGCCACGGACGTGCGCGACTTCCCCGCCGCCCTGGCCCCCCACGCCGGGGACCTCGAAGGCCGGGCAGTCATCGTGCGCAAGGCCAAGCCCCTGCCCATCGAGTGCATCGTGCGCGGCTACCTGACGGGCTCGGGCTTCAAGGATTACAAGGCCACGGGCACCGTCTGCGGCTACAAGATCCCGGCCGGGCTGGTCGATTCCGACAAGCTGGAAACGCCCCTGTTCACGCCGTCCACCAAGGCGGACCTGGGCGCCCACGACGAGAACATCACCCTGGCCGACGCCAAGTCGCGCATCGGCGAGGGGCTGCTCAAAAAGATCCAGGAACTGTCCCTGGCCATCTACTCCCGCGGCCGCGACCTGGCCGCCGAGCGCGGCATCATCATCGCCGACACCAAATTCGAGTTCGGCCTGGACGGCAAGGACATCCTGCTCATCGACGAAGTCATGACGCCGGACTCCTCCCGCTTCTGGCCTGCTGACAAGTACGTACCCGGACAGTCCCAGCCCAGCTTCGACAAGCAGTACCTGCGTGACTGGCTGAGCGGAACCGGCTGGGACAAAACCCCGCCGCCGCCGACGCTGCCCGCCGAGGTCATCGCGGAAACGCAGAAAAAATACCTGGAAGCGTACGAACTGCTCACAGGCACCCCCTTGCAATTGCCGTAA
- a CDS encoding enoyl-ACP reductase FabI — translation MLVQGKKALIFGVANDKSIAYAIAKELKDNGASIALSYAGEALKKRVEPIHEELGSDFLFQCDVSSDAAIAESAEIVKEQWGNFDILVHSVAFANRDDLKGRYVDTSRDGFHLAMDISAYSLVALCKAFDPLLNDNGSVMAMTYYGAEKVITNYNVMGVAKAALECSVRYLAMDLGERGIRVNAISAGPLKTLASSGISGFKTILATIEERAPLRRNIIQEDVGKTGLFLASDLSRAITGEVIYVDSGYNIMGI, via the coding sequence ATGCTCGTTCAAGGGAAAAAGGCCCTCATTTTCGGCGTGGCCAACGACAAGAGCATCGCCTACGCCATTGCCAAGGAACTGAAAGACAACGGCGCGTCCATCGCCCTCAGCTATGCCGGCGAAGCCCTGAAGAAGCGGGTCGAGCCCATCCATGAGGAACTGGGCAGTGACTTCCTGTTCCAGTGCGATGTCTCCAGCGACGCGGCCATCGCTGAGTCCGCGGAGATCGTGAAGGAGCAGTGGGGGAATTTCGACATCCTCGTGCACTCCGTGGCCTTTGCCAACCGCGACGACCTCAAGGGCCGCTACGTGGACACCTCGCGCGACGGCTTCCATCTGGCCATGGACATCTCGGCCTACTCCCTGGTGGCACTGTGCAAGGCCTTCGACCCCCTGCTGAACGACAACGGATCGGTCATGGCCATGACCTACTACGGGGCGGAAAAGGTCATCACCAACTACAACGTCATGGGCGTGGCCAAGGCCGCCCTGGAATGCAGCGTGCGCTACTTGGCCATGGACCTGGGCGAACGCGGCATCCGCGTCAACGCCATCAGCGCCGGTCCCCTGAAGACCCTCGCCTCCTCGGGCATCTCGGGCTTCAAGACCATCCTGGCCACCATCGAGGAACGCGCCCCCCTGCGCCGCAACATCATCCAGGAGGATGTAGGCAAGACCGGCCTCTTCCTGGCCTCGGACCTGTCCCGCGCCATCACGGGCGAGGTCATCTACGTGGACTCGGGCTACAACATCATGGGCATCTGA